From a region of the Cucumis sativus cultivar 9930 chromosome 6, Cucumber_9930_V3, whole genome shotgun sequence genome:
- the LOC101220673 gene encoding uncharacterized protein At4g00950, whose translation MLTMECKPQQRDHNSSFPNLPLFSIPHLSPMDSPQHSGMLTPPIYTAVSVPFWWEEEPGKPRFSTAVSVSASPSLELPPRLLVPRSECSSSFRFDEKSSLFMKKRGWFGSWRKRGLNLRGKREQIGTGGLVFPSLELEESLSSKVEASRFRRNGSFSSLMSSTQIKPHFWESVCEGLKHIVPSWRSRRMKRET comes from the exons atGTTAACTATGGAGTGTAAACCACAACAAAGAGACCACAATTCTTCGTTTCCAAATCTACCATTATTTTCAATCCCACACCTATCGCCAATGGACTCACCACAACATTCTGGGATGCTAACTCCACCAATCTACACCGCCGTCTCGGTCCCGTTCTGGTGGGAAGAAGAGCCAGGCAAGCCTAGGTTTAGTACCGCCGTTTCCGTCTCTGCCTCTCCCAGCCTAGAGTTGCCTCCTAGGCTTTTGGTGCCAAGATCGGAGTGTAGTTCTTCCTTTAGATTTGATGAGAAGAGTTCTTTGTTTATGAAGAAAAGAGGATGGTTTGGTTCATGGAGAAAAAGGGGTTTGAATTTGAGAGGGAAAAGAGAGCAAATTGGAACTGGAGGGCTTGTGTTTCCATCTTTGGAATTGGAAGAGAGTCTTAGTTCAAAAGTGGAAGCTTCAAGGTTTAGAAGGAATGGGAGCTTTTCAAGCTTGATGAGTAGTACTCAAATTAAGCCTCATTTTTGG GAAAGTGTATGTGAAGGTTTGAAGCATATAGTTCCATCATGGAGAAGCAGAAGgatgaaaagagagacttaG
- the LOC101212788 gene encoding dof zinc finger protein DOF3.7, protein MAEKNPNYPCKLEMKVAKATTTKAPKEQLDCPRCKSNNTKFCYYNNYSLNQPRYFCKSCRRYWTEGGSLRNVPIGGASRKNRSKSSSTTTITTTSTSSSSDYFCSNNNKNQKLPNYPSSSQISTQIPVGLRDLNLADHDHLPKVENVNYNNFAFGFRGLSSFIPNLMPNSNHINNNGNLGINSNSQYPSSGFSLGDHVDEFKPSFGINSVDGRNLLQLPFQELNQQSAAPNEGDHQNWSEMLGGGSL, encoded by the coding sequence atggCAGAGAAAAACCCTAATTATCCATGCAAATTGGAGATGAAGGTGGCCaaagcaacaacaacaaaggCTCCAAAAGAGCAATTGGATTGCCCAAGATGCAAGTCTAACAACaccaaattttgttattacaaCAATTACAGCCTCAATCAACCAAGATACTTTTGCAAATCTTGTAGAAGGTATTGGACTGAAGGAGGGTCCCTCAGAAATGTCCCCATTGGAGGAGCTTCAAGAAAGAACAGATCAAAGTCatcatcaacaacaacaattacAACAACAAGtacttcttcttcatctgATTATTTCTGCAGTAACAATAACAAGAACCAAAAATTACCAAATTACCCTTCTTCATCTCAAATTTCTACTCAAATCCCAGTTGGATTAAGAGATCTTAATCTTGCTGATCATGATCACCTCCCTAAGGTTGAAAATgtcaattataataattttgcatTTGGTTTTAGGGGTTTGAGTTCTTTTATCCCTAATCTAATGCCAAATTCCAatcatattaataataatggtaaTTTGGGGATTAATAGTAATAGCCAATATCCATCAAGTGGGTTTTCTTTGGGTGATCACGTTGATGAGTTTAAGCCAAGTTTTGGAATCAATTCTGTTGATGGAAGAAACTTATTGCAGCTTCCTTTTCAAGAATTGAACCAACAATCTGCTGCCCCAAATGAAGGTGATCATCAAAATTGGAGTGAGATGCTTGGGGGTGGATCATTGTAA
- the LOC101212381 gene encoding RNA-binding KH domain-containing protein PEPPER: MQPGDIPLYPSMPAMAPLPVSMPLPGTLLVSEPGHTVTGKRRREDDLIVSNSDASDISAPKRQAKAHDVLFRIVVPSKQIGKVIGKVGCRIQKVREETKATIKIADAVARYEERVIIISSKDNENSVTDAEKALQQIAALILKEDGSSIEELKVGTGHVAANTIRLLIAGSQAGSLIGASGQNIEKLRNSSGASITILAPNQLPLCASAHESDRVVQISGDILAVLKALEEIGNQLRVNPPRQVISVSPTYNYNTMHPPQSYMDPTSVNYVTFEMLISETLVGGLIGIGGFNISRIRNESGATIKVCGGRGEQNYRQIQFGGSAEQVALAKQRVDEYIYSQVIRQAGVQQTALQMW; the protein is encoded by the exons ATGCAACCAGGTGATATTCCTCTATACCCTTCCATGCCCGCCATGGCTCCTCTTCCTGTTTCCATGCCTTTACCCGGTACTCTCCTGGTCTCCGAGCCCGGACATACCGTCACCGGGAAACGCCGACGAGAGGATGACCTGATCGTTTCCAATTCGGATGCCTCGGATATATCGGCTCCTAAAAGACAAGCGAAGGCCCACGACGTGCTTTTCAGAATCGTTGTGCCATCCAAGCAGATCGGGAAGGTTATTGGTAAAGTTGGTTGTCGAATTCAGAAGGTTCGTGAGGAGACTAAAGCTACGATTAAGATTGCGGATGCAGTCGCG CGGTATGAAGAACGTGTCATCATTATAAGTTCGAAGGACAATGAGAATTCGGTTACTGATGCAGAGAAAGCACTTCAGCAAATTGCAGCACTGATATTGAAG GAAGATGGTTCGAGCATTGAGGAACTAAAAGTTGGAACAGGGCATGTGGCTGCTAATACTATAAGGCTCCTAATAGCAGGATCTCAAGCAGGTTCCTTGATTGGTGCCTCAGGTCAAAATATTGAGAAATTGAGGAATTCTTCTGGTGCATCAATTACGATCCTTGCCCCAAATCAATTACCTCTTTGTGCATCTGCTCATGAATCGGACCGGGTGGTGCAA ATATCAGGGGATATTCTGGCAGTCTTGAAGGCTCTTGAGGAGATAGGCAATCAACTAAG GGTAAATCCACCTCGGCAAGTCATTTCAGTTAGCCCAACGtataattataatacaatGCATCCGCCACAGTCGTATATGGATCCAACCTCAG TTAATTATGTAACCTTCGAGATGTTGATATCGGAGACATTGGTGGGTGGGTTGATTGGGATTGGTGGCTTCAACATATCAAGAATCAGAAATGAATCTGGGGCTACCATCAAG GTTTGTGGTGGCAGAGGTGAACAAAATTACAGGCAAATACAATTTGGTGGAAGTGCTGAACAG GTAGCGTTGGCAAAACAAAGGGTTGATGAATATATTTATTCTCAGGTGATCCGACAAGCTGGTGTTCAACAGACAGC